One stretch of Castor canadensis chromosome 14, mCasCan1.hap1v2, whole genome shotgun sequence DNA includes these proteins:
- the LOC109686579 gene encoding uncharacterized protein: protein MELVTFEDVAVNFTLEEWALLSPFQKNLYRAVMRETIRNLHAVGQKWRDQNFEDEYKNLGKYLRSQAVERLCEHEEGCQWGGAFSQTHEIVNKETPGGTPCESRVCGEVLDSHSSVNVPLRDHNGHKPCEYLEYEEKPRKCKESGETFHSPRCLDKNERIHTGCTYECKQCDKAFRYLSSLQNHKRIHIDKHHECRRCGKTFRRHGDLQDHERIHTGEKPYSCKQCGKAFTQPSYLKKHTRSHTLDKPFICKQCGKAFQQSMYLQRHIRLHTGEKPYVCQQCGKAFTLSSYLLKHEVVHTGEKPYLCNECGKAFTHSTSLHKHKIIHNGEKTYVCQQCGKAFTLSRYLLKHEVVHTEEKPYVCNECGKAFTHSSSFHKHKRIHTGEKPYVCQQCGKAFTLSTYLQIHVRIHTGEKPYLCKECGKAFTQSSYLHTHKRIHTG from the exons ATG GAGTTGGTGACCTTTGAGGACGTGGCTGTGAACTTCACCCTGGAGGAGTGGGCTTTGCTGAGTCCTTTCCAGAAGAATCTCTACAGAGCTGTGATGCGGGAAACCATCAGAAACCTGCATGCTGTAG GACAAAAATGGAGAGACCAGAACTTTGAAGATGAGTATAAAAATCTTGGAAAATATCTAAG AAGTCAAGCAGTAGAGAGGCTTTGTGAACATGAGGAAGGCTGTCAATGGGGAGGAGCCTTCAGCCAGACTCATGAGATTGTGAACAAGGAAACTCCTGGAGGAACACCATGTGAAAGCCGTGTGTGTGGAGAAGTCCTCGATAGTCACTCATCTGTAAATGTGCCCCTCAGGGATCACAATGGACACAAACCATGTGAATACCTAGAATATGAAGAAAAGCCACGTAAATGTAAGGAAAGTGGGGAAACTTTCCATTCTCCACGGTGCcttgataaaaatgaaaggattcaTACTGGATGTACCTATGAATGTAAGCAGTGTGATAAAGCCTTCAGGTATCTCAGTTCTCTTCAGAATCATAAAAGGATTCACATAGACAAACACCATGAATGTAGGAGATGTGGGAAAACCTTCAGAAGACATGGTGACCTTCAAGaccatgaaagaattcacactggagagaaaccatatTCATGTAAGCAGTGTGGTAAAGCCTTCACTCAACCCAGTTACCTTAAAAAACATACAAGGAGTCACACTCTAGATAAACCCTTTATATGTAAGCAGTGTGGTAAAGCCTTCCAGCAATCCATGTATCTTCAAAGACATATAAGacttcacactggagagaagccttaTGTGTgtcagcagtgtgggaaagccttcactttgTCCAGCTACCTTCTGAAGCATGAAGTAGTTCACACAGGGGAGAAACCCTATTTATGCAATGAGTGTGGCAAAGCCTTCACCCACTCCACTTCCCttcataaacataaaataattcacAATGGAGAGAAAACTTATGTGTgtcagcaatgtgggaaagcctttacttTGTCCAGATACCTTCTAAAGCATGAAGTTGTTCACACAGaagagaaaccctatgtatgcaATGAGTGTGGCAAAGCCTTCACCCACTCCAGTTCCTTTcataaacataaaagaattcacactggagagaaaccttatgtgTGTCAgcagtgtggaaaagccttcactTTGTCCACTTACCTTCAAATACATGTAAGAATTCACACAGGGGAAAAACCCTACTTATGTAAGGAATGTGGCAAAGCCTTCACTCAATCCAGTtaccttcacacacacaaaagaatacaCACTGGATAG